A single region of the Salipaludibacillus sp. LMS25 genome encodes:
- a CDS encoding zinc-finger domain-containing protein, giving the protein MHYITHSYCITNCPIGQKIY; this is encoded by the coding sequence ATCCATTATATCACCCATTCTTACTGTATCACTAACTGTCCGATCGGTCAAAAAATATATTGA
- a CDS encoding TetR/AcrR family transcriptional regulator, with protein sequence MDDLRRKKGLETKNRIRISTTTILAREGMSGLSAKKIADEAGISKSNLFHHFQSIDDILIDLFETITSEIGHALSNFKFKSLEEFFHMLGELTLQLSVEKEETFIAMFHYFNIALTNPNYKQRIVKLKQHLIKIFSDYILSIEPISHVTLTNITESIVITLDAFGMHYSLDRNKEKFMNQWKIQSDFYCHYLRNT encoded by the coding sequence ATGGATGACTTAAGAAGAAAAAAAGGCTTAGAAACGAAAAATCGTATACGTATTTCCACAACAACTATCCTTGCACGTGAAGGTATGTCTGGGTTAAGTGCAAAAAAAATAGCAGACGAAGCTGGCATTAGCAAAAGCAACTTATTTCACCATTTTCAGTCTATAGATGACATATTGATTGATTTATTTGAAACCATTACTTCAGAAATAGGACACGCCTTATCCAATTTTAAATTTAAATCATTAGAGGAATTTTTTCATATGTTAGGTGAATTAACTCTTCAACTTTCCGTGGAAAAAGAGGAAACATTCATCGCTATGTTTCATTACTTTAACATTGCCTTGACAAACCCTAATTATAAGCAACGAATAGTCAAATTAAAGCAACATCTGATTAAGATATTCAGTGATTATATCCTATCAATTGAACCTATATCACATGTGACATTAACAAACATTACAGAAAGTATTGTCATCACGCTTGATGCCTTTGGTATGCATTATTCATTAGATCGCAATAAAGAAAAATTTATGAACCAATGGAAAATACAATCGGATTTTTATTGTCACTATTTAAGAAATACTTAA
- a CDS encoding N-acetyltransferase has protein sequence MIKINKSDFKQSSKLLGTAFSHDPLFNYLFGSHSKDRISQFFHFVLAYNHIKKQLIIGKKEHGFLQGVACIEKPQSPKMTQLVLTQIKVFILIWQLAFQVKWSTFKKVNDYMKILNNQRPAERHHYLVCIGVAHKEQGKGIGKNLLSFIHEIVDNDPLSTGIALDTENAANIAFYKSFGYHLIREQSLSTITVYTMFRSKKET, from the coding sequence ATGATTAAAATTAACAAAAGTGATTTTAAACAATCTAGTAAATTATTAGGAACAGCCTTCTCACATGATCCTTTATTCAACTATTTATTTGGAAGTCATTCAAAAGATAGGATTAGCCAGTTTTTTCATTTCGTTCTAGCATATAACCACATAAAGAAACAGCTAATTATAGGTAAAAAAGAACATGGTTTTTTGCAAGGTGTAGCTTGCATTGAAAAGCCACAATCGCCAAAAATGACTCAGCTAGTCTTAACACAAATAAAGGTATTTATATTAATCTGGCAATTGGCTTTTCAAGTAAAATGGTCGACATTCAAAAAAGTGAATGATTACATGAAAATTTTAAATAATCAACGTCCAGCTGAACGGCATCATTATTTAGTCTGTATCGGAGTGGCTCATAAAGAACAGGGAAAAGGGATTGGAAAAAATCTTCTCAGTTTCATTCATGAGATAGTTGATAACGATCCTTTATCAACAGGAATTGCGCTTGATACGGAAAATGCAGCCAATATAGCGTTCTATAAATCGTTCGGTTATCATTTAATCAGGGAACAAAGCCTCAGCACTATTACTGTGTATACGATGTTCAGAAGTAAAAAAGAAACATGA